A stretch of the uncultured Campylobacter sp. genome encodes the following:
- the mobB gene encoding molybdopterin-guanine dinucleotide biosynthesis protein B, with protein sequence MKKAAMAFSGPSNSGKTTLILKVAKKFIDDGLKVVIIKHDPGDKARFDVEGKDSYKFSQIGAEVAVMSPTRTTFFSQESKSVEDVVAMAGEFDLLLVEGLKTLPLPRISVFKDEINEDYLSFSNAIASYKKDYEIDKPNFDLDDTQAICEWILKNAKVLK encoded by the coding sequence ATGAAGAAAGCGGCAATGGCTTTTTCGGGGCCTTCAAATAGCGGTAAAACCACGCTTATTTTGAAAGTCGCCAAAAAATTTATCGATGACGGGCTAAAAGTCGTGATCATCAAGCATGATCCGGGCGACAAGGCGAGATTTGACGTCGAGGGCAAGGATAGCTATAAATTTAGCCAAATAGGCGCCGAGGTAGCGGTCATGAGTCCGACGCGCACGACTTTTTTTTCGCAGGAGAGCAAGAGCGTGGAGGACGTCGTAGCGATGGCGGGAGAGTTTGATTTGCTGCTGGTAGAGGGGCTAAAGACCCTGCCGCTGCCGCGTATCAGCGTGTTTAAGGACGAGATAAACGAGGATTATCTTAGCTTTTCAAACGCGATCGCAAGCTATAAAAAAGACTACGAGATCGATAAACCAAACTTCGATCTAGACGATACGCAGGCTATCTGCGAGTGGATACTAAAAAATGCAAAGGTTTTAAAATGA